The genome window CCGATGTTGTAGGCCTCGCCGACCGCATCGGTCGTCGCCGCCCGGAGGTTCGCCCGGATGATATCGCTGACGTGGACGAAGTCCCGGGTCTGTTCGCCGTCGCCCTCGATCGTAACGGGTTCTCCCGCGCGCGCCTGCTCGAGAAACGTCGAGATGACGCCGCTGTAGGGGCCCTGCTGGCGCGGCCCGTAGGCGTTGAAGTACCGCAGCGCGACCGTCTCGAGATCGTACAGCTCCGCGTAGCGGCGAGCGTACTGGTCGACGGCGAGCTTCTGGATGCCGTAGGGCGAGGCCGGATCGGTCGACGCGGTTTCCGAGATGGGAAGCTCATCGGGGTGGCCGTACACCGCGGCGCTCGAGGCGACGACGACCCGGGCGTCCTCCTGGCGAGCCTGTTCCAAGACCAGCAGGCTCGCGTCGAGATTCGTCTCGTTGCTCCGCCGCGGAGCGTCGACGCTACGGGAGACGCTGACGAGCGCGGCGTGGTGGAAGATGACGTCGACGCCGCGGGCCGCCCGCTGGAGGGCGATCGGATCGCCGACGTCGCCCTCGACGATCGTCACGCCGTCGGGGAGATAGCTCCGGTCGCCCGACGAGAAGTTATCGAGGACCCGGACCTCGTTGTGCGGCGCCAATGCCCCGACGAGGTGGCTCCCGATAAAGCCCGCACCGCCGGTGACGAGCACCGTTTTGTCGCGAATCGCTGCTGTATCCATTGGGTCGTCCCACCAGCCACCCGCTGTTTAGTATCCGATTCGTACCGTCGCACGCGCGGGCGCGCACCTCGGTAAGGCGCTGCTTACACCGGGATTCATCGTCCTGCTCGAGCGGAGCGGACGGTGAGACAGTTCGCGGACGGTGGGTGGGCGAACGCCGCGGATACCGTCAGCCTGTAGCGGCGGTCGACGGACAACCGACTCGAGTACGGGCGCTCCGTTTCTACCGGGGATTCTCTCCCTGGTCGGCTTCGACGGGGTATTTCTTGACGAGCGTTGTGCCGGCCTCGATCAGAACGTAGATTGGGAGGAGAACAAAGAGCAGGAGGCCGACGAGATCGACGAGATCAGCAAACGGCGGTTTCGCCATCCCAGACTCCATATTGAAATAGATCACCACGATGAACCACAGTGTTGCCGCCCGGAATATCGTCTCTGCTTCCATATTTGAATATATTATAGTTATCCGTAAATATCAATTGAACACCTTCTCTGCTATCGACTCCGTTCGTTCGGCGTCACTCGTCGAATTAGAGATGCGAGTCGTTTGGGGAAGCTATATGCGCGCCCCTCAGCAACCACTCGGCAATGACCGTTGATCTCGTCGTACGCAACTGTACCGTCGTCACGCCGGCGGGCCGCTCGCCCGACTCGGGCGTCGCCGTCGAGGACGGTGAGATCGTCGCCGTCGCCCACAGCGACCGCCTTCCCGAGGCGGACCGCGTCGTCGACGGCGAAAGGAACGCGCTGGTGCCGGGGATCGTCGACGGCCACATCCACAACCGCGAGCCTGGCCTCGAGTACAAGGAAGACTGGGAGTCGGCCACGCGGGCCGCGGCCGCCGGCGGCGTGACGACCGTCGTCGGGATGCCCAACACGGACCCGGTCATCGACCGACCCGAGAACCTCGAGTTGAAGTTCGAGCGCGGCGAGGCGTCGGCCCACGTCGACTTCCAGAGCTACGCGGTCGTCACGAGCGAGAACATTGACTTGATCCCCGAAATCAACGCGGTCGGGCCGCTCGGGTTCAAGATTTTCCTCGGATCGACGGTGGGCGACGTCCCGCCGCCGAACGACGGCGAGATCCTCGAGGCGATGGAGACGATCCGCGAGACCGGCAAACGGCTGGGCTTCCACGAGGAGAACGGGGAGATCATCGACCACTACACGGAGCGGTTCAAGGCCGAGGGGCGAAACGACCCCATCGATCACTCCCACTCCCGGCCTGTGATCGCCGAGCGGGAGGCCGTCGAGCGGATGATCACCTTCGCCGAGGAGACCGGCGCGAAGGTCCACATGTTCCACGTCTCTTCGGGGTCGGCCGCCGAGGCCGTCGCCCGCGGCAAGGAACGCGGCGTCGACGTCACCGCCGAGACGACGCCCCACTACCTCTGGTTCACCGAGGAAGTCATGCGCGAGAAGGGGAATCCGGCCCGCATTCAGCCCCCCATTCGGGACGCCGACGAGCGCGAGAAGCTCTGGGAAGTCGGTATCGACGAGGGCGCGATCGACATCGTCGCGACCGACCACGCCCCTCACACCCCCGAGGAGAAGAAAGTCGACGACCCGTTCGGCAATACCTGGGACGCCATCTCGGGCTTCGTCGGCCTCGAGACCGAGGTTCCGGTCATGCTCACCTTCGTCGATCAGGGCCGACTCTCCCTCGAGGAGTGGGTGCGACGGCACTCCACCCGTCCGGCACAGGTCTGGGGCATGTACCCCCAGAAGGGCTCGCTACAGGTCGGCACCGACGCCGACTTCACGATTGTCGATCCCGATCGGGAGTGGACCCTCGAGGACGCCGACGAACTTCACTCCAAGAACTGCGTGACGCCCTTCATCGGCGAGTCCTTTACCGGCAAGGCGGTGACGACCGTCGTCCGCGGCGAGGTCGTCTACGAGGGCGGCGAAGTCGTCGGCGACTCCGGCTACGGGACTCGCGTCGCGGTCGACGAGACGAACGATATCGACGACGTGTAGCGACGACGGCCCCGACAACATCGGACAGTGCCGGTACCGGCCGCTTCCGATTATTCCGTTCGTTCGGACGGGAACGGATGTCGTTGATACCGACGATTCTCATTTCGTGAAAGTGGCGGAGGGTTTATATTCATCGTCCGATCCATCGAATTCGATGAGGGTCACCACCCATGACCGAATCCGAACCCGAGGCAGACGAGGACCGAGAGACGGACGAAGCAGACAAGACGGCGGAGCTTCGGTCGGTGTACCTCTCCGTGACCGACGGTGACACCGATCCCGTCGTCGAGTCCCAACAGGAGGACTCGACCTCCCGCGAGATCCGCGAGGAACGCGCCGACGAAGCCGTCGGCCCGGCGGAACTGCACGGACTCGACGACGCGATCGACGACGCCGAACCCGCCGACTAACGGTCGGCGCCGTCCCCGTTCGGTGAGAGCCGCCTGCCGCTACTGCGGATCCACGTTGTCCGCCGTAGCGGATGCTCCCCGCTACGCCCGCATTCCGAGGGTCGCCCCTTATGACTCGAGAACCGTAGCTGTCGGTCCGCGCCGCGACGCTACTCGAGATCGGCGCCGACCGCCGCTTCGATCGACGAGAAGCCGTCGCGCTCGAGCAGTTCGACCAGCCCCTGGTTGATCCGCTCGGCTGTCGACGGTCCCTGGTAGACAAACCCCGTATAGAGTTGCACGAGCGACGCGCCCGCGCGAATCTTCTCGTAGGCGCTCGCGGCCGAATCGACGCCGCCGACGCCGACGATCGGCAGTTCGCCGTCCGTGTGCTCGGCGATCGTTCGGATCACGTCGGTGGACCTGTCTTCGATGGGGGCGCCGCTGAGGCCGCCCCACTCCTCGCGGGCGGGCGACTCGAGTCCTTCGCGGGTCGTCGAGGTGTTAGTTGCGACGATCCCGTCCAGACCGAACTCTTGAACGATGTCGACGAGATCCAGAATCGCGTCCTCGGGCTCGTCAGGACCGATCTTTACCAGCATCGGCACGTTCTCGTCGTTTTCGGCCTCGAGGGTTTCGAAGATCGCCCGCAGGTGCTCGGGCGAGGCCTCGTCGAACTCGTCGGGCGTGTTCGGACAGGAGACGTTAACGACGACGTAGTCGGCGAAGGGCGAGAGTCGATCGAAGACGCGTCGGTAGTCCTCGATCGCCTCCCGTTCGGTCGAGGAGTTCATCTTCCCGATGTTGACTCCCAGTGGGAAACCGGGCGTGCCGTCTTCCTCGAGTCGCTCCTTGACGGCCTCCATTCCCTGCCCGTTGAATCCCATCCGGTTGACCATCCCCTCGTCCTCCCGCAGGCGGAACAGCCGGGGTCGGTCGTTGCCGTCCTGCGGGTAGGGCGTGACGGTGCCGATTTCGACGAACCCGAAGCCGAGCGCCTCGAGGGCGTGGGTCACCTCGGCGTTCTTGTCGAAGCCGGCCGCGATCCCCACCGGGTTCGGAAACGTCGAGTCGAACAGGTCGACCTCGAGCGCGGGATGATCG of Haloterrigena salifodinae contains these proteins:
- a CDS encoding NAD-dependent epimerase/dehydratase family protein; translation: MDTAAIRDKTVLVTGGAGFIGSHLVGALAPHNEVRVLDNFSSGDRSYLPDGVTIVEGDVGDPIALQRAARGVDVIFHHAALVSVSRSVDAPRRSNETNLDASLLVLEQARQEDARVVVASSAAVYGHPDELPISETASTDPASPYGIQKLAVDQYARRYAELYDLETVALRYFNAYGPRQQGPYSGVISTFLEQARAGEPVTIEGDGEQTRDFVHVSDIIRANLRAATTDAVGEAYNIGTGSRTSIKELAETITDATDSDSPIVHRDSRPGDIRHSGADVSKAKRTLGFEPRVSLKSGIQSLVDGTRLTPSDADVESSQEERTIS
- a CDS encoding dihydroorotase; this encodes MTVDLVVRNCTVVTPAGRSPDSGVAVEDGEIVAVAHSDRLPEADRVVDGERNALVPGIVDGHIHNREPGLEYKEDWESATRAAAAGGVTTVVGMPNTDPVIDRPENLELKFERGEASAHVDFQSYAVVTSENIDLIPEINAVGPLGFKIFLGSTVGDVPPPNDGEILEAMETIRETGKRLGFHEENGEIIDHYTERFKAEGRNDPIDHSHSRPVIAEREAVERMITFAEETGAKVHMFHVSSGSAAEAVARGKERGVDVTAETTPHYLWFTEEVMREKGNPARIQPPIRDADEREKLWEVGIDEGAIDIVATDHAPHTPEEKKVDDPFGNTWDAISGFVGLETEVPVMLTFVDQGRLSLEEWVRRHSTRPAQVWGMYPQKGSLQVGTDADFTIVDPDREWTLEDADELHSKNCVTPFIGESFTGKAVTTVVRGEVVYEGGEVVGDSGYGTRVAVDETNDIDDV
- a CDS encoding quinone-dependent dihydroorotate dehydrogenase, whose amino-acid sequence is MTLYSRVRPLAFKLPAETAHDLGKRTLRAAQSTWPTRRALAAAYQYDHPALEVDLFDSTFPNPVGIAAGFDKNAEVTHALEALGFGFVEIGTVTPYPQDGNDRPRLFRLREDEGMVNRMGFNGQGMEAVKERLEEDGTPGFPLGVNIGKMNSSTEREAIEDYRRVFDRLSPFADYVVVNVSCPNTPDEFDEASPEHLRAIFETLEAENDENVPMLVKIGPDEPEDAILDLVDIVQEFGLDGIVATNTSTTREGLESPAREEWGGLSGAPIEDRSTDVIRTIAEHTDGELPIVGVGGVDSAASAYEKIRAGASLVQLYTGFVYQGPSTAERINQGLVELLERDGFSSIEAAVGADLE